A portion of the Eretmochelys imbricata isolate rEreImb1 chromosome 27, rEreImb1.hap1, whole genome shotgun sequence genome contains these proteins:
- the RUNDC1 gene encoding LOW QUALITY PROTEIN: RUN domain-containing protein 1 (The sequence of the model RefSeq protein was modified relative to this genomic sequence to represent the inferred CDS: deleted 1 base in 1 codon), with protein MAAAEAAARPASGGAGPMEAEGGVLGPGERWAPVGAVAEAEAEAGAGEAGGSGPGSPGGSPRSLPRLRAERRRLHGALLALVSHFAQVQFRLRQVARAGPAEQQRLLRELEDFAFRGCPAAPGDGPGGAPGERENQERIEARKEKQRELILQLKTQLDDLETFAYQEGSYDSLPQSMVMERQRVIIEELIKKLDMNLNEDIASLSPEELRQQVDVAVAQIVNPARVKEQLVEQLKTQIRDLEMFISFIQGEAGQVEDGQCACSGRKPGSGPYKPNARLPPGNNRVNPEDARKMRETGLHLMRRMLAVLQIFAVSQFGCATGQIPRTLWQKDQANKDYSPLIKKLELSVDQVRQLALKHQHQDHVLSYSSMQDVSLGARDELTLAVRKELTIAIRDLMAHGLCASSQGMSLVLAPIACLIPALTSSPQTMHPWELFVKYYNTKNGRAFVESPARKLSQSFSLPVMGGITVTPKQSLLTAIHTVLTEHDPFKRSADSELKALVCMALNEQRLVSWVNLICKSGALIQSHYQPWSYVANTGFESALNLLSRLSNLKFNLPVDLAVRQLKNIRDAF; from the exons ATGGCGGCGGCCGAGGCGGCGGCGCGG CCCGCTAGCGGCGGCGCCGGGCCCATGGAGGCGGAGGGCGGGGTGCTGGGCCCCGGCGAGCGCTGGGCCCCGGTCGGGGCGGTggcggaggcggaggcggaggcgGGCGCGGGCGAGGCCGGGGGCTCGGGGCCGGGCTCGCCGGGGGGCTCGCCCCGCTCGCTGCCGCGGCTCCGGGCCGAGCGCCGCCGGCTGCACGGGGCCCTGCTGGCGCTGGTCTCGCACTTCGCCCAGGTGCAGTTTCGGCTCCGCCAGGTGGCGCGCGCCGGGCCCGCCGAGCAGCAGCGGCTGCTGCGCGAGCTCGAGGACTTCGCCTTCCGCGGCTGCCCGGCCGCGCCGGGGGACGGGCCCGGGGGGGCGCCG GGGGAGCGGGAGAATCAGGAGCGAATTGAAGCCCGGAAGGAGAAGCAGCGAGAGCTGATCCTGCAGCTCAAGACGCAACTAGATGACTTGGAGACCTTCGCTTACCAAGAGGGCAGCTATGATTCACTGCCCCAATCCATGGTCATGGAAAGACAGCGG GTGATTATAGAGGAGTTAAtaaagaagctggatatgaactTGAACGAGGATATTGCGTCGCTGTCCCCAGAGGAGCTGCGGCAGCAGGTGGATGTGGCTGTTGCCCAAATTGTCAATCCTGCAAGGGTGAAGGAGCAGCTGGTGGAACAGCTGAAGACACAAATACGGGACCTGGAGATGTTCATCAGCTTCATTCAGG GTGAAGCTGGCCAGGTGGAGGATGGACAGTGTGCATGTTCAGGCAGGAAGCCTGGAAGTGGCCCCTACAAACCGAATGCCAGGCTGCCTCCCGGGAATAACAGAG TGAACCCAGAGGATGCCAGAAAGATGCGAGAAACAGGCCTGCACCTTATGCGTCGCATGCTTGCTGTGCTGCAGATATTTGCTGTCAGTCAGTTTGGCTGTGCTACAGGTCAGATCCCCCGCACCCTCTGGCAGAAGGACCAGGCCAATAAGGACTATTCTCCCTTAATTAAGAAACTAGAATTGTCTGTAGACCAAGTGAGGCAGCTGGCATTGAAGCACCAGCACCAGGATCATGTGCTCAGCTATTCCAGCATGCAGGATGTCTCCTTAGGAGCAAGAGATGAGCTGACGCTGGCTGTGCGGAAGGAACTGACCATTGCTATACGAGACCTGATGGCTCATGGGCTCTGTGCCTCTTCTCAAGGGATGAGCTTGGTGTTGGCACCCATTGCGTGCCTGATTCCTGCACTTACCTCGTCGCCACAGACCATGCACCCCTGGGAACTCTTTGTGAAGTATTACAACACCAAGAACGGCCGCGCCTTCGTGGAGTCCCCAGCGCGCAAGCTCTCCCAGTCTTTTTCCCTTCCCGTGATGGGGGGCATCACTGTGACCCCCAAGCAGAGCCTGTTAACGGCTATTCACACTGTCCTCACAGAGCATGATCCATTCAAGCGCAGTGCGGACTCTGAACTGAAAGCCCTGGTGTGCATGGCATTAAATGAACAGCGTCTGGTTTCCTGGGTGAACCTGATCTGCAAATCTGGGGCTCTGATACAGTCTCACTATCAGCCCTGGAGCTACGTGGCCAACACAGGCTTTGAGAGTGCACTCAACCTTCTCAGCCGCCTGAGCAATCTAAAGTTCAACCTTCCTGTTGACCTGGCTGTCCGGCAGCTGAAAAACATCAGAGATGCTTTTTGA
- the RPL27 gene encoding large ribosomal subunit protein eL27: protein MGKFMKPGKVVLVLAGRYSGRKAVIVKNIDDGTSDRPYSHALVAGIDRYPRKVTAAMGKKKIAKRSKIKSFVKVYNYNHLMPTRYSVDIPLDKTVVNKDVFRDPALKRKARREAKVKFEERYKTGKNKWFFQKLRF, encoded by the exons ATGGGGAAGTTCATGAAGCCCGGGAAGGTGGTGCTCGTCCTGGCTGGGCGCTACTCGGGGCGTAAAGCTGTCATCGTGAAG AACATTGATGATGGTACCTCGGACCGACCGTATAGCCACGCCCTGGTGGCTGGTATTGATAGGTACCCACGGAAGGTAACTGCTGCAATGGGCAAAAAGAAGATAGCGAAGAGGTCCAAGATCAAATCTTTTGTGAAGGTTTATAACTACAACCATCTAATGCCCACCAG GTATTCTGTTGATATTCCTCTGGACAAAACCGTTGTCAATAAAGATGTGTTCAGGGACCCTGCACTAAAACGCAAGGCAAGGCGCGAAGCCAAGGTGAAATTTGAGGAAAG ATACAAGACTGGCAAGAATAAGTGGTTCTTCCAGAAGCTGCGATTCTAA
- the IFI35 gene encoding interferon-induced 35 kDa protein isoform X2 gives MTDSEEESFVHLPEEFKLGNSALVMTPKCLQQEIEKYKERCQVLEQDRRELGTAKEAAEDKTRVFQKEAELLRGKLEREKSLSRELEPSYQELCLAKEERGKLLQEKQRLEKELEDLEARRVAWEKQAKAPPSLPDRKMLFTGHVTEAEDVNALVVAPRVQWALPGGSALLTFEEPEVAQRILEMKWHEVKLDESTGCEGRLRVQAEPVELLLPSALEIEMKLSDRCILLSSLPRLDLSEEQLLDKLEIFFSKKKNGGSEVEQRELLSDSGHVVLTFVHNGVAEQLAKKGRFQVPIGKQTYELKVTPYIRGQITDLQVRPSVCAKTVLLSGISDILDEESMRDTLEIHFQKPSQGGGEVDALGYVPVRKQGLAVFEEDTD, from the exons ATGACAGATTCCGAAGAG GAGTCCTTTGTCCATCTGCCCGAAGAGTTCAAACTGGGGAACAGCGCCCTCGTGATGACACCCAAATGCCTGCAGCAGGAGATTGAGAAGTACAAG GAGCGCTGTCAGGTGCTGGAACAAGACCGGCGAGAGCTGGGGACAGCGAAGGAAGCCGCTGAGGACAAGACACGAGTATTCCAGAAAGAAGCCGAACTCCTCCGTGGgaaactagagagagagaagtctctgagcagggagctggagcCCTCCTACCAG GAGCTTTGTCTGGCAAAGGAGGAAAGGGGCAAGTTGCTTCAGGAGAAGCAGAGGCTGGAAAAGGAGCTGGAGGATCTGGAGGCGAGGAGAGTGGCCTGGGAGAAGCAAGCCAAG GCGCCGCCCTCCCTGCCGGACAGAAAGATGTTGTTTACGGGACACGTGACGGAGGCCGAGGACGTGAACGCACTGGTGGTCGCCCCTCGGGTCCAGTGGGCACtgcctgggggctctgccctccTCACCTTCGAGGAGCCGGAGG TTGCCCAGAGGATCCTAGAGATGAAGTGGCACGAGGTGAAGCTGGATGAGAGCACAGGGTGTGAGGGCCGACTGCGAGTGCAGGCAGAGCcggtggagctgctgctgccctcaGCCCTGGAG ATTGAGATGAAGCTGAGTGACAGGTGCATCCTGCTGTCCAGCCTCCCGCGCCTGGATCTCTCTGaggagcagctgctggacaagctggAGATCTTCTTCAGCAAGAAGAAGAATGGGGGCAGTGAGGTGGAGCAGCGGGAGCTCCTGAGTGATTCTGGGCACGTGGTGCTGACCTTTGTGCACAATGGAG TGGCGGAGCAGCTAGCGAAGAAAGGACGCTTCCAAGTCCCCATTGGGAAGCAGACGTACGAGCTCAAAGTGACGCCCTACATACGCGGACAGATCACAGACCTTCAG GTCCGTCCGTCCGTCTGTGCCAAGACCGTGCTCCTGTCGGGGATCTCGGACATTCTGGACGAGGAGTCCATGAGGGACACCCTGGAGATTCACTTCCAGAAGCCCAGCCAAGGCGGAGGTGAGGTGGATGCCCTGGGATACGTGCCAGTGAGGAAACAGGGACTTGCTGTTTTTGAGGAGGACACGGACTGA
- the IFI35 gene encoding interferon-induced 35 kDa protein isoform X1: protein MTDSEEVTGHQESFVHLPEEFKLGNSALVMTPKCLQQEIEKYKERCQVLEQDRRELGTAKEAAEDKTRVFQKEAELLRGKLEREKSLSRELEPSYQELCLAKEERGKLLQEKQRLEKELEDLEARRVAWEKQAKAPPSLPDRKMLFTGHVTEAEDVNALVVAPRVQWALPGGSALLTFEEPEVAQRILEMKWHEVKLDESTGCEGRLRVQAEPVELLLPSALEIEMKLSDRCILLSSLPRLDLSEEQLLDKLEIFFSKKKNGGSEVEQRELLSDSGHVVLTFVHNGVAEQLAKKGRFQVPIGKQTYELKVTPYIRGQITDLQVRPSVCAKTVLLSGISDILDEESMRDTLEIHFQKPSQGGGEVDALGYVPVRKQGLAVFEEDTD from the exons ATGACAGATTCCGAAGAGGTAACTGGGCACCAG GAGTCCTTTGTCCATCTGCCCGAAGAGTTCAAACTGGGGAACAGCGCCCTCGTGATGACACCCAAATGCCTGCAGCAGGAGATTGAGAAGTACAAG GAGCGCTGTCAGGTGCTGGAACAAGACCGGCGAGAGCTGGGGACAGCGAAGGAAGCCGCTGAGGACAAGACACGAGTATTCCAGAAAGAAGCCGAACTCCTCCGTGGgaaactagagagagagaagtctctgagcagggagctggagcCCTCCTACCAG GAGCTTTGTCTGGCAAAGGAGGAAAGGGGCAAGTTGCTTCAGGAGAAGCAGAGGCTGGAAAAGGAGCTGGAGGATCTGGAGGCGAGGAGAGTGGCCTGGGAGAAGCAAGCCAAG GCGCCGCCCTCCCTGCCGGACAGAAAGATGTTGTTTACGGGACACGTGACGGAGGCCGAGGACGTGAACGCACTGGTGGTCGCCCCTCGGGTCCAGTGGGCACtgcctgggggctctgccctccTCACCTTCGAGGAGCCGGAGG TTGCCCAGAGGATCCTAGAGATGAAGTGGCACGAGGTGAAGCTGGATGAGAGCACAGGGTGTGAGGGCCGACTGCGAGTGCAGGCAGAGCcggtggagctgctgctgccctcaGCCCTGGAG ATTGAGATGAAGCTGAGTGACAGGTGCATCCTGCTGTCCAGCCTCCCGCGCCTGGATCTCTCTGaggagcagctgctggacaagctggAGATCTTCTTCAGCAAGAAGAAGAATGGGGGCAGTGAGGTGGAGCAGCGGGAGCTCCTGAGTGATTCTGGGCACGTGGTGCTGACCTTTGTGCACAATGGAG TGGCGGAGCAGCTAGCGAAGAAAGGACGCTTCCAAGTCCCCATTGGGAAGCAGACGTACGAGCTCAAAGTGACGCCCTACATACGCGGACAGATCACAGACCTTCAG GTCCGTCCGTCCGTCTGTGCCAAGACCGTGCTCCTGTCGGGGATCTCGGACATTCTGGACGAGGAGTCCATGAGGGACACCCTGGAGATTCACTTCCAGAAGCCCAGCCAAGGCGGAGGTGAGGTGGATGCCCTGGGATACGTGCCAGTGAGGAAACAGGGACTTGCTGTTTTTGAGGAGGACACGGACTGA